A window of Lagopus muta isolate bLagMut1 chromosome 16, bLagMut1 primary, whole genome shotgun sequence contains these coding sequences:
- the SNAI1 gene encoding zinc finger protein SNAI1: MPRSFLVKKHFSASKKPNYSELESQTVFAAPLLYETCALSVIPPPEVLGPGAYYPPLVWDAGLLSSLFPAGLGTEAEAAGGAAPALDLTTLSSEEDEGKSSGPPSPASAPSAAERFRCAQCAKAYSTFAGLSKHKQLHCDVQTRKSFSCKYCEKEYVSLGALKMHIRSHTLPCVCKMCGKAFSRPWLLQGHIRTHTGEKPFSCTHCNRAFADRSNLRAHLQTHSDVKKYQCKTCSRTFSRMSLLHKHEETGCSGAR; this comes from the exons ATGCCGCGCTCGTTCTTGGTGAAGAAGCACTTCTCGGCCAGCAAGAAGCCCAACTACAGCGAGTTGGAGAGCCAGACCG TGTTTGCTGCCCCGCTGCTGTATGAGACGTGTGCGTTGTCCGTCATCCCTCCACCCGAAGTGCTGGGCCCTGGGGCCTATTACCCGCCGCTGGTGTGGGATGCTGGTCTGCTCTCTAGCCTTTTCCCAGCTGGCCTGGGCACcgaggcagaggcagcaggtggTGCGGCACCAGCCCTGGACCTGACGACACTCTCTAGTGAGGAGGATGAGGGCAAGAGCTCAGGGCCACCCAGCCCAGCCTCAGccccttctgctgctgagcGGTTCCGCTGTGCCCAGTGCGCCAAGGCCTACTCCACCTTCGCTGGGCTCTCCAAGCACAAGCAATTGCACTGCGATGTTCAGACCAGGAAATCCTTCAGCTGCAAGTACTGCGAGAAGGAGTACGTGAGCCTGGGGGCTCTCAAGATGCACATCCGGAGCCACACGCTGCCCTGTGTCTGCAAGATGTGCGGCAAGGCCTTCTCCCGGCCCTGGTTGCTGCAGGGCCACATCCGCACGCACACTG GTGAAAAGCCTTTTTCCTGTACACATTGCAACCGGGCCTTTGCTGACCGCTCTAATCTGCGCGCCCACCTGCAGACCCATTCAGATGTAAAGAAGTACCAGTGCAAAACCTGCTCCCGGACTTTCTCCCGAATGTCGCTGCTGCACAAGCACGAAGAGACGGGTTGCTCAGGGGCACGCTGA